From the genome of Deinococcus sp. JMULE3, one region includes:
- a CDS encoding helix-turn-helix domain-containing protein, translating to MITNTRTARTFVDTVTYRPGAVILYPGKSDMLYRVSTGLVRVHTMDDDGNGLTLRYVKPGEYFGEEALAGVNRAYFAEAVTDSSIDVINPALMSAEDNLHVTTHLVRTLERAYESIYRLVGKRLRARIAGELLELKDTALATQLDSGETMIYATHDELAAAVGSVRETVTKVVGELSREGVISAGYGKITLKNESALADIAAA from the coding sequence ATGATCACCAATACCCGCACTGCCCGGACCTTCGTGGACACCGTGACCTACCGCCCCGGCGCCGTCATCCTCTACCCCGGCAAGAGCGACATGCTCTACCGCGTCTCCACCGGCCTCGTGCGCGTGCACACCATGGACGACGACGGCAACGGCCTGACCCTGCGCTACGTCAAACCCGGTGAGTACTTCGGCGAGGAAGCCCTGGCCGGCGTGAACCGCGCCTACTTCGCCGAGGCCGTCACCGACTCCAGCATCGACGTGATCAACCCCGCCCTGATGAGCGCCGAGGACAACCTGCACGTCACCACCCACCTCGTGCGGACCCTGGAACGCGCCTACGAGAGCATCTACCGCCTCGTCGGCAAGCGCCTGCGCGCCCGCATCGCCGGGGAACTGCTGGAACTCAAGGACACCGCGCTGGCCACCCAGCTCGACAGCGGCGAGACCATGATCTACGCCACGCACGACGAACTGGCCGCCGCCGTCGGCTCGGTCCGCGAGACCGTCACCAAGGTCGTCGGGGAACTCTCCCGCGAGGGCGTGATCAGCGCCGGCTACGGCAAGATCACCCTGAAGAACGAATCGGCCCTGGCCGACATCGCCGCCGCGTAA
- a CDS encoding FAD-dependent oxidoreductase encodes MTQTYTPDRPLRVAVIGSGPSGIFATEALLKQGDLPAQVDVYDRLPTPYGLVRYGVAPDHLTIKSVTRGFEKTLADPRVRFMGNVEFGTDLTHEDALAHYDAVLYTVGASSDRRLGIPGEDLTGSMSATEFVAWYNGHPDAAAREMVLNASGVAVVGVGNVALDVSRILVKTAQELHESDIAAHALTALDASHVQDVWVLGRRGPAQAAFTTKELREFGELHAAEPVVKPQEIALTESEKAAITDNTKKKNVEVLRDFAAREPEGKARRVHLRFLVSPVEILDDGQGRVGGLKVERNRLDENGNAVGTGEFEVLPVQMVLRSVGYRGVALPGVPFDEKRGVIANDEGRVTGRVGEYTAGWIKRGPSGVVGTNRKDATDTVAHLLADAKEGRLPGAAHPTREAVDALLAGKGVQVYSFGDWQVLDAHELAEGQAQGRPRAKVVHRDLMLGHRKG; translated from the coding sequence ATGACCCAGACCTACACCCCCGACCGTCCCCTGCGCGTCGCCGTGATCGGCAGCGGCCCCAGCGGCATCTTCGCCACCGAAGCCCTCCTCAAGCAGGGCGACCTGCCCGCCCAGGTGGACGTCTACGACCGCCTCCCCACCCCCTACGGCCTGGTGCGTTACGGCGTCGCGCCCGACCACCTGACCATCAAGAGCGTCACGCGCGGCTTCGAGAAGACCCTCGCGGACCCGCGCGTGCGCTTCATGGGGAACGTGGAATTCGGCACGGACCTCACCCACGAGGATGCCCTGGCCCACTACGACGCCGTGCTGTACACCGTCGGGGCCAGCAGCGACCGCCGCCTGGGCATTCCCGGCGAGGACCTGACGGGCAGCATGAGCGCCACGGAGTTCGTCGCGTGGTACAACGGCCACCCGGACGCCGCCGCGCGCGAGATGGTCCTGAATGCCAGCGGGGTCGCCGTGGTCGGCGTGGGCAACGTCGCGCTGGACGTGAGCCGCATCCTCGTGAAGACCGCGCAGGAACTCCACGAGAGCGACATCGCCGCGCACGCCCTGACCGCCCTGGACGCCAGCCACGTGCAGGACGTGTGGGTGCTGGGCCGCCGCGGCCCCGCACAGGCTGCCTTCACCACCAAGGAACTGCGCGAGTTCGGGGAACTGCACGCCGCCGAACCCGTCGTGAAACCGCAGGAGATCGCGCTGACCGAATCCGAGAAGGCCGCGATCACCGACAACACCAAGAAGAAGAACGTGGAGGTCCTGCGGGACTTCGCCGCCCGCGAACCCGAGGGCAAGGCGCGGCGCGTGCACCTGCGCTTCCTGGTGTCCCCCGTCGAGATCCTCGACGACGGCCAGGGGCGCGTGGGCGGCCTGAAGGTCGAGCGCAACCGCCTGGACGAGAACGGCAACGCCGTCGGCACCGGCGAGTTCGAGGTGCTGCCCGTGCAGATGGTGCTGCGCTCGGTCGGGTACCGCGGCGTGGCGCTGCCCGGCGTGCCCTTCGACGAGAAACGCGGCGTGATCGCCAACGACGAGGGCCGCGTGACGGGCCGCGTGGGCGAGTACACCGCCGGGTGGATCAAGCGCGGCCCCAGCGGCGTCGTCGGCACCAACCGCAAGGACGCCACCGACACCGTCGCGCACCTCCTGGCCGACGCGAAGGAAGGCAGGCTGCCCGGCGCCGCCCACCCCACGCGCGAGGCCGTGGACGCCCTGCTGGCCGGGAAGGGCGTGCAGGTGTACTCCTTCGGCGACTGGCAGGTGCTCGACGCGCACGAACTCGCCGAGGGACAGGCGCAGGGCCGCCCCCGCGCGAAGGTCGTGCACCGCGACCTGATGCTCGGCCACCGCAAGGGCTGA